Proteins encoded together in one Candidatus Xianfuyuplasma coldseepsis window:
- the sufB gene encoding Fe-S cluster assembly protein SufB: protein MSEKTKQEIREIIGDYKYGFKTETKSFLDTGKGLNENVVREISRIKGEPQWMTDFRVKSYHAFMEKPQPTWGPDLSEIDFDEITYYIKSTEKSEDSWDDVPEEIKETFDKLGIPEAEQKFLAGVSTQFESEVVYHSTIKELEDLGVIFTDTDTALREYPELVKEYFGKVVPYRDNKYAALNSAVWSGGSFIYVPPGVTVEKPLQSYFRINSEQMGQFERTLIIVDEGATVNYVEGCTAPVYTKHSLHAAIVEIFVKKGGHCRYSTVQNWANNIINLVTKRALVEEDAHMEWIDGNIGSKINMKYPACILKGDRAKGTTISIAFAGEGMNQDTGAKMIHIGKDTTSKIISKSMSAKGGRVNYRGMIKHGKNAIGAKSNVECDTIILDDISVSDTLPYNIVLNNQAQVQHEAKVSKVSEEQLFYLMSRGLTEEQATEMIIMGFIEPFAKELPMEYAVELNQLIKLEMEGSIG from the coding sequence ATGAGTGAAAAAACTAAACAAGAGATCCGGGAAATTATTGGGGATTATAAATATGGCTTCAAAACGGAAACAAAAAGTTTCTTAGATACGGGTAAGGGATTAAACGAAAATGTTGTTCGGGAAATCTCTCGTATTAAAGGAGAACCACAATGGATGACTGATTTTCGTGTGAAAAGCTATCATGCGTTTATGGAAAAACCACAACCGACATGGGGTCCTGATTTAAGTGAAATCGATTTTGATGAAATCACCTATTACATCAAATCAACTGAGAAATCAGAAGACAGTTGGGATGACGTACCTGAAGAAATCAAAGAGACATTTGACAAATTAGGAATTCCGGAAGCGGAACAAAAATTCCTCGCCGGTGTCAGTACCCAATTTGAAAGTGAAGTGGTCTATCACTCCACGATCAAAGAACTCGAAGACCTCGGTGTCATCTTTACCGATACCGATACTGCACTCCGTGAATATCCTGAACTGGTCAAAGAGTATTTTGGTAAAGTTGTTCCTTATCGAGATAATAAATATGCTGCACTAAATAGTGCTGTATGGAGTGGTGGTAGTTTCATTTATGTACCACCAGGAGTAACTGTAGAAAAACCACTACAATCGTATTTCCGCATCAATAGTGAACAAATGGGGCAATTTGAGCGGACTTTGATCATCGTTGATGAAGGTGCAACTGTCAACTATGTTGAAGGGTGTACCGCTCCGGTATACACCAAACACAGTTTACATGCTGCGATAGTTGAAATCTTTGTTAAGAAAGGTGGTCACTGTCGATATTCTACTGTTCAAAACTGGGCCAACAACATCATCAACCTCGTAACGAAACGAGCCCTAGTAGAAGAAGATGCCCACATGGAATGGATCGATGGCAACATCGGAAGTAAAATAAATATGAAGTATCCAGCTTGTATCTTGAAAGGTGATCGCGCCAAAGGAACGACCATTTCTATCGCCTTTGCCGGTGAAGGAATGAATCAAGATACCGGTGCGAAAATGATTCACATCGGAAAAGACACGACCTCTAAAATCATCAGTAAATCGATGAGTGCGAAGGGTGGACGAGTCAACTATCGTGGTATGATCAAACATGGTAAGAACGCGATCGGCGCTAAAAGTAACGTCGAGTGTGATACGATTATTCTCGATGATATCAGCGTATCGGATACCTTGCCTTACAACATCGTCTTAAACAATCAAGCACAAGTACAACACGAAGCAAAAGTCTCGAAAGTCTCAGAAGAACAATTGTTCTATCTGATGAGTCGTGGACTAACTGAAGAACAAGCAACAGAAATGATCATTATGGGATTCATCGAACCATTTGCAAAAGAACTGCCAATGGAATATGCGGTTGAACTCAATCAACTGATTAAATTGGAAATGGAAGGATCCATCGGATAA
- the sufU gene encoding Fe-S cluster assembly sulfur transfer protein SufU produces the protein MNNMEQLYRQVIMDHYKNPRNKGLLQDTSYKTIHIKNPTCGDDITVQSKVENGVVKDVRHDGTGCSICCSSASVMSETLIGKSVDEARILTVNYLNWMGNQPYDETVDLEEAIVYQGVRQFPARIKCASIAWKAFEGTLEESE, from the coding sequence ATGAATAATATGGAACAATTGTATCGACAAGTGATTATGGATCACTACAAGAACCCTCGTAATAAAGGGTTGCTTCAAGATACCTCCTACAAGACAATCCACATCAAAAACCCTACCTGTGGCGATGATATCACCGTCCAATCCAAAGTAGAAAACGGCGTTGTCAAAGATGTCCGGCATGATGGTACCGGATGCAGCATCTGTTGTAGTAGTGCGAGTGTTATGAGTGAAACATTAATCGGTAAATCCGTCGATGAAGCGAGAATTCTTACGGTAAACTATCTAAACTGGATGGGCAATCAACCCTACGACGAAACGGTCGATTTGGAAGAAGCGATTGTCTACCAAGGAGTTAGACAGTTTCCCGCACGAATTAAATGCGCTTCAATTGCCTGGAAAGCATTTGAAGGAACGCTAGAAGAAAGTGAGTGA
- a CDS encoding aminotransferase class V-fold PLP-dependent enzyme produces the protein MNAHDLRNDFPVLSDPKLIYLDSAASSLKPQVVMDAMDEYYANYGVNVHRGVYNLSYVATTKYEEARQQVASFINASFHEIVFTRGASSALNLIASSYGLNNLGPDDEIIVSELEHHSHVLPWQNVSRITGAKLIYVPLNEEGRITTENVKKVLSTNTKIVALTYVSNVMGYITPIKEIIHLAHEVGAVVSVDAAQATPHMTVDVQELDCDFLAFSGHKMLGPTGVGVLYGKRHLLDAMPPIEFGGDMNDNVNKYDASWKEVPYKFETGTPPIAEVIGLGKAISYLQAIGLDNIHHHEQELHDYVVSKMEAIDGVEIYNKTAETGVISFNLSGVHPHDAVTFFDQENICMRAGHHCAQLVIKWLEVAATLRVSFYIYNTKDDADRFIEVLHQARDFFTEMGF, from the coding sequence ATGAACGCACATGACCTTCGCAATGATTTCCCTGTCCTCAGCGATCCTAAGTTGATCTATTTGGACAGTGCCGCATCCAGCTTAAAACCACAAGTCGTCATGGATGCCATGGACGAATACTATGCCAATTACGGCGTCAATGTTCATCGTGGTGTCTACAATTTAAGCTACGTTGCCACAACGAAATATGAAGAAGCACGACAACAAGTCGCTTCTTTCATCAATGCGTCATTTCATGAAATTGTCTTTACTCGCGGAGCAAGCAGTGCGTTAAATCTCATCGCATCCAGTTATGGATTGAATAATCTCGGTCCTGACGATGAAATCATCGTCAGTGAACTCGAGCACCACTCCCACGTCTTACCGTGGCAGAACGTCAGTCGGATTACAGGAGCCAAATTAATCTATGTCCCCCTAAATGAAGAGGGACGCATCACAACTGAAAACGTCAAAAAGGTGTTGTCAACAAATACAAAAATCGTTGCATTAACCTACGTTAGTAATGTCATGGGCTATATCACACCCATTAAAGAGATTATCCATTTAGCCCATGAAGTAGGAGCAGTCGTCAGTGTCGATGCCGCACAAGCAACCCCACACATGACCGTCGATGTCCAAGAGTTGGATTGCGATTTTCTAGCTTTTAGCGGTCATAAAATGCTTGGACCTACGGGTGTTGGTGTCTTATATGGTAAGCGTCATCTACTCGACGCCATGCCCCCCATTGAATTCGGTGGTGACATGAACGATAATGTTAACAAATACGATGCGAGCTGGAAGGAAGTACCGTATAAATTTGAAACCGGAACGCCACCGATTGCTGAAGTGATTGGTCTTGGAAAAGCAATCTCGTACTTACAAGCGATTGGTTTAGATAACATTCATCATCATGAACAAGAACTACACGATTATGTTGTTTCCAAAATGGAAGCAATTGACGGTGTAGAGATTTATAACAAAACCGCCGAAACCGGTGTGATCAGCTTTAACTTATCAGGTGTACATCCTCATGATGCAGTCACCTTCTTCGACCAAGAAAACATCTGTATGCGAGCGGGACATCACTGCGCCCAACTCGTCATAAAATGGCTGGAAGTAGCCGCAACCTTACGCGTATCCTTTTATATCTATAACACAAAAGACGATGCGGATCGGTTTATTGAGGTATTGCATCAAGCACGTGACTTTTTCACAGAAATGGGATTTTAG
- a CDS encoding SufD family Fe-S cluster assembly protein: MKSFEIKPLKDNVIPGHIQDLLVDDLTNYIIIKDGHILTKELSSAFDEVLIESYEHALPEYINHFLDTEFVNDFAADDAVYDYNINHVNSGLLIHVPKNTYVEERLHVFYIQADGDLVHNTRLILEPNAELSYFEYLYNESASNINFVTNSIVKENASLQYSGISNLDENATCDIRRNSYVSRYGKSHYSVAEVNDGDIDNNTNIFLQEKYASGTSKTVAITSNNQAAIYKQMIEHNAPETEGYIENYGVSNHASQLTFEGVGKINKNMKRSVARQSNRGIVLGNDSRLDANPLLLIDEYDVEASHGAAIGKIDEEQLYYLMSRGLTLKVAERLIISGFLSPVLRILSTDALRNDFIQKVEVKTS, encoded by the coding sequence ATGAAATCCTTTGAAATCAAACCACTCAAAGACAACGTCATCCCCGGTCATATCCAAGACCTTCTTGTCGATGACCTAACCAACTACATTATTATCAAAGATGGACACATTCTCACCAAAGAATTATCCTCTGCCTTTGATGAAGTTCTCATCGAATCCTATGAACATGCCTTGCCTGAATACATCAACCATTTTTTAGACACGGAGTTCGTCAACGATTTTGCTGCTGATGACGCCGTGTATGATTACAACATTAATCATGTCAACAGTGGGCTGTTGATACACGTACCAAAAAATACGTATGTGGAAGAACGTTTACACGTATTCTACATCCAAGCGGATGGAGATTTGGTTCACAATACACGATTGATTCTAGAACCAAATGCAGAGTTATCGTATTTCGAATACCTCTACAATGAATCTGCTAGTAACATTAACTTTGTTACCAATAGCATTGTGAAAGAAAACGCATCGTTGCAATACTCCGGTATTTCCAACTTAGATGAGAATGCCACCTGTGATATCCGTCGCAATAGCTATGTATCTCGTTACGGAAAAAGCCATTACAGCGTTGCCGAAGTAAACGATGGTGATATTGATAACAACACCAACATCTTCTTACAAGAAAAATACGCTTCTGGAACCAGTAAAACCGTTGCGATTACCAGCAATAACCAAGCTGCCATCTACAAACAAATGATTGAACACAACGCCCCCGAAACAGAAGGCTATATTGAAAACTACGGCGTGAGTAATCATGCCAGTCAGTTGACTTTTGAAGGGGTAGGTAAAATCAATAAAAATATGAAACGTTCGGTTGCTCGTCAATCGAATCGGGGGATTGTCCTCGGAAATGATTCTCGTTTAGATGCCAATCCACTCCTCTTAATCGATGAATACGATGTTGAAGCATCCCATGGTGCAGCCATCGGAAAAATCGATGAGGAACAACTCTACTATTTAATGAGTCGCGGACTTACCCTTAAAGTTGCCGAGCGCTTAATCATCAGTGGTTTCCTAAGTCCTGTGTTACGGATTTTATCCACGGATGCTTTACGCAACGACTTCATCCAAAAAGTAGAGGTAAAAACCAGTTAA
- the sufC gene encoding Fe-S cluster assembly ATPase SufC, translating to MSTLIIKDLHAEVDGKEILKGVNLEITGGETHAIMGPNGTGKSTLASVIMGHPRFDVTKGTITLDGQDVLAMEVDERARAGLFLGMQHPAEVPGVTNSDFIKTAINSRMEEGKSVSLFKFIRELDHAIEDLKMEGDLPHRYLNEGFSGGEKKRNEVLQMKMLKPSIAILDEIDSGLDVDALKVVGENVTSMKSKDLGLLLITHYQRLLDYITADKVHVMMKGRIVKSGDMELIRKIDTEGYDWIKEEVGIDDVRVIEDDEQARVMLGVCATKEALDL from the coding sequence GTGAGTACATTAATAATAAAAGACCTACACGCCGAAGTAGACGGTAAAGAAATCTTAAAAGGTGTAAATTTAGAAATAACCGGTGGGGAAACCCACGCGATAATGGGTCCCAATGGGACCGGTAAATCAACCTTGGCAAGTGTCATCATGGGGCACCCACGCTTTGACGTAACCAAGGGAACGATTACCTTAGATGGACAAGATGTGTTGGCGATGGAAGTCGACGAGCGCGCCCGCGCTGGGTTGTTCCTTGGAATGCAACACCCAGCAGAAGTACCAGGAGTCACCAATAGCGACTTCATTAAAACCGCCATCAATTCCCGGATGGAAGAAGGGAAAAGCGTTAGCCTCTTTAAGTTTATCCGCGAACTCGATCATGCGATTGAAGACTTAAAAATGGAAGGCGACCTCCCACATCGTTATTTAAACGAAGGATTCAGTGGTGGTGAGAAAAAACGCAACGAAGTATTGCAGATGAAAATGTTGAAACCATCAATTGCGATTTTAGACGAAATTGACAGTGGATTAGACGTCGATGCCTTAAAAGTCGTTGGCGAAAACGTCACCAGTATGAAATCCAAAGACCTTGGATTATTGCTCATCACCCACTATCAACGATTACTAGACTACATCACGGCCGACAAAGTTCATGTCATGATGAAAGGTCGCATCGTGAAAAGTGGCGACATGGAATTGATTCGTAAAATTGATACAGAAGGATACGATTGGATTAAAGAAGAAGTTGGTATTGACGATGTACGGGTGATTGAAGACGACGAACAAGCACGCGTTATGCTTGGTGTTTGTGCTACCAAAGAAGCATTGGATCTGTAA
- a CDS encoding CotH kinase family protein, which yields MKTFKRFTIILLLATMLFVLQYASSESLWLNQPNSDDIIQTIETLQERSKEIQELMAEALQTDPDAGYKELFKLDEKHTFVIDFKQTTLDQMIADLQQYYSIYGTYQLNTYYPVNVYYQVNDTPVLFTDVGFRLTGSTDERRLPINDTNDWQDIHFLLKFNETFDTTMTSQTYIRLKTREFAGIEELIFRYNSNNDPSHSKTIFGHQMARKAGVNAPNATYTEVVFTVDETIVHQSLYTMIEQIDEEFIRRQFDVDDVGNLYEANDGATLELISDPTVVGIKDESIFYTPLYERRSNEEHLDYTDIIDVSTNLHTLEGAALQVYLDTHINVDAFLRMSAMHILLGHVDDYRSYGRNVYYYFDESNYMTVIPSSYTNILGVGWTGEPTFINNTLGNDIYEWGQPMWTTFSTPLWDTIIADESNQELYESYLIEFLDTLFTQDAFMNQYLKAKSLYGDTYSFQIPNLGYFSNKALIVRDQVAYYEQQRSTE from the coding sequence ATGAAAACATTCAAGCGATTTACAATCATTCTATTATTAGCAACGATGTTGTTTGTTTTACAATACGCCTCCAGTGAATCCTTGTGGCTCAATCAACCAAATAGTGATGATATCATCCAAACCATTGAAACCTTGCAAGAACGTTCCAAAGAAATCCAAGAACTGATGGCTGAAGCACTTCAAACCGACCCCGATGCTGGGTATAAAGAGTTGTTTAAGTTGGATGAAAAGCATACATTTGTCATTGATTTTAAACAAACTACACTCGATCAAATGATCGCAGACTTACAGCAATACTACAGCATTTATGGGACCTATCAACTCAATACCTATTATCCTGTTAATGTATACTACCAGGTGAATGATACACCAGTCTTATTCACGGATGTTGGCTTTCGTCTTACTGGTTCAACCGACGAACGACGGTTACCGATAAACGATACGAACGACTGGCAAGACATCCATTTCTTACTCAAGTTTAATGAAACGTTTGATACAACCATGACATCACAAACATACATTCGCTTAAAAACTCGTGAGTTTGCCGGGATTGAAGAATTAATCTTTCGTTATAACAGCAACAACGACCCCTCTCACTCAAAAACCATATTTGGTCATCAAATGGCACGAAAAGCCGGTGTAAACGCACCAAATGCGACCTACACAGAAGTGGTCTTTACCGTCGATGAAACCATTGTACATCAATCACTGTATACCATGATTGAACAAATAGATGAAGAATTTATTCGTCGTCAATTCGATGTCGATGACGTCGGCAATCTATACGAAGCAAATGATGGCGCAACCCTAGAACTCATCAGCGATCCAACCGTAGTGGGGATCAAGGATGAATCGATATTTTATACTCCGCTATACGAACGTCGATCCAACGAAGAACATCTTGATTACACGGATATTATCGATGTATCCACCAATCTTCATACATTAGAAGGAGCGGCGTTACAAGTCTATCTCGATACCCATATCAACGTCGATGCCTTTTTGCGAATGTCCGCGATGCATATCTTGTTGGGACACGTCGATGATTATCGTAGTTATGGACGAAATGTCTATTATTATTTTGATGAGTCCAACTATATGACTGTTATTCCTTCTAGTTATACAAACATTCTTGGTGTTGGATGGACCGGAGAACCTACCTTTATCAACAACACCCTCGGCAATGATATCTATGAATGGGGACAACCAATGTGGACGACATTTTCCACACCTTTATGGGACACAATCATCGCAGATGAATCCAATCAGGAGCTGTATGAATCCTACTTAATCGAATTTCTTGATACCCTGTTCACTCAGGATGCATTCATGAATCAGTACCTCAAAGCCAAAAGCTTATACGGTGATACGTATTCCTTCCAGATTCCCAATCTGGGGTACTTTTCAAATAAAGCGCTGATCGTTCGTGATCAAGTCGCGTATTATGAGCAACAACGAAGCACCGAATAA
- a CDS encoding GDSL-type esterase/lipase family protein → MTRDMKRKYKEQLDIISHREIEQGQVVLLGDCIMENIDMAKYFPDRTIYNNSLSGDTTTTLHQTLYKRAIKYKPSKLFLSIGLNDIADETLSVKEIYNNIVEILTELKRRTKETEIILVTLLPVHPSMRGHGVHERAKDIDNIEVEMLNYYLKNYARRKHLRIVDAYKHLKNDFDQLHIQYTSDGFHLNEKGYDLYTSLIRQHA, encoded by the coding sequence ATGACACGAGACATGAAACGTAAATACAAAGAACAGTTAGACATCATATCCCATCGCGAGATTGAGCAAGGACAAGTTGTATTACTTGGTGATTGTATCATGGAAAATATCGATATGGCGAAGTATTTTCCGGATCGAACCATATACAACAACTCGCTTTCAGGTGATACAACAACGACATTACATCAAACACTGTACAAACGAGCAATCAAGTACAAACCGTCCAAACTATTTTTATCGATTGGACTCAATGACATCGCCGATGAAACACTTAGTGTCAAGGAAATCTACAACAACATTGTGGAGATCCTTACCGAGCTAAAACGTCGTACGAAAGAAACAGAGATTATTCTCGTAACATTATTACCGGTTCATCCATCGATGCGTGGCCATGGTGTACATGAACGGGCGAAAGACATCGATAACATTGAAGTCGAAATGTTGAATTATTACTTGAAAAACTATGCACGACGTAAGCACCTGCGGATTGTAGATGCCTACAAACATCTGAAAAATGATTTTGATCAACTCCATATTCAATATACAAGTGACGGGTTCCATCTTAATGAAAAAGGATATGATCTCTACACGTCGCTCATCCGTCAACACGCATAA
- a CDS encoding CotH kinase family protein, which produces MKQWLVFLVATLALLLVGCEVETAWSAHEEEFNRIRELLPQQYSTNLSLPESSREDVFVVYSIDGVMVEDNRLLYTNPDVDTTIELTLSITHANQVRQYTIDIIEVSEANRDLNVVFDIIFDTIDAKIPSRVTANLAVPQVYSVDADIDYLIDCTDIVRNRIVYTFPDQNETCSLTAIVTYDGVTRMQVFTVTMSGISSLPQIPTVYITTENNDDIWSKDIYTKATMSVDYHGMYDGDAITNAGIQIRLRGNSTMFMPKRPYKIKFDEKTAFFADYKEYDWTLLSNHADQSLVRNASAFWMADQLGMAFVPNYTFVDVYINDEYQGNYLVSDHVEVTNDRVDIEEHSANIDTGYLIEYDYKIFDYPEGTYNSFLVDNIPFSLKSPDWDEDVYSNAQKTYIDNYMTNLLDTLQNQEDYSDLIDEASFIDWFIVNEIFKNVDVGYSSVYYYKDAGEKLKMGPVWDFDLSSGVPGYLHERGPTGWYTPNWNKNRFFHYLMQYPEFQSALKERWNEVKDTAIDGVLDQIFVFADHMTYSRHKNFLLYSVIGNEDEWWTAPEILAIDTYDGQLWFLYDYLETRIAWLDTEINNFD; this is translated from the coding sequence ATGAAACAATGGCTAGTATTCCTTGTTGCCACACTAGCGCTACTGCTGGTGGGGTGCGAGGTCGAAACAGCATGGTCCGCCCATGAGGAAGAGTTTAATCGAATTCGTGAACTTCTTCCCCAGCAATACAGTACCAATCTATCCTTACCGGAGTCCAGTCGTGAGGATGTTTTCGTCGTGTATAGTATTGATGGGGTCATGGTAGAGGATAATCGATTGCTTTATACCAATCCTGATGTGGATACAACCATTGAGTTAACATTATCGATTACCCACGCGAATCAAGTACGTCAATATACGATTGACATCATTGAAGTCAGTGAAGCCAATCGGGATTTAAATGTGGTGTTTGATATTATTTTTGATACGATTGATGCGAAGATTCCTTCTCGGGTTACCGCCAATCTTGCGGTACCACAGGTGTATAGTGTTGATGCGGACATTGATTACTTGATTGATTGCACCGATATCGTTCGCAATCGGATTGTCTATACATTTCCCGATCAGAATGAAACGTGCTCATTAACGGCAATTGTAACCTATGATGGAGTGACACGGATGCAAGTCTTTACGGTAACAATGAGTGGCATATCGAGCTTACCACAAATCCCAACGGTATACATTACCACAGAAAATAACGACGATATTTGGAGTAAAGACATCTATACCAAAGCGACGATGAGTGTCGATTATCATGGGATGTATGATGGCGATGCGATCACGAACGCCGGTATCCAAATTCGTTTACGTGGTAATTCAACGATGTTTATGCCAAAACGACCATATAAAATAAAATTTGATGAAAAGACCGCATTTTTTGCGGATTACAAAGAATACGATTGGACATTGTTATCGAACCACGCCGATCAATCATTGGTACGGAATGCTTCCGCCTTTTGGATGGCCGATCAACTAGGAATGGCATTTGTCCCAAATTATACCTTTGTCGACGTGTATATCAATGACGAGTACCAAGGCAATTATCTCGTTAGTGATCATGTGGAAGTAACCAATGATCGTGTCGATATCGAGGAACATTCCGCCAATATTGATACAGGCTATTTGATTGAGTATGACTACAAGATCTTTGATTATCCAGAAGGAACATATAATTCCTTTTTGGTGGACAATATTCCCTTTAGTTTAAAATCTCCCGACTGGGATGAGGATGTATATTCCAATGCCCAGAAAACCTATATTGATAACTATATGACAAATTTACTCGACACCCTGCAAAATCAAGAAGACTACAGTGATTTGATTGATGAGGCATCGTTTATCGACTGGTTCATTGTCAATGAAATCTTTAAAAATGTCGACGTCGGGTACTCTAGTGTCTATTACTATAAGGATGCAGGAGAGAAACTGAAGATGGGTCCGGTATGGGATTTTGATTTATCCTCTGGGGTTCCTGGATATCTACATGAACGGGGTCCAACAGGGTGGTATACACCAAACTGGAACAAGAATCGCTTCTTCCACTATTTAATGCAATATCCGGAATTTCAATCAGCGTTGAAAGAACGCTGGAATGAAGTCAAAGATACCGCGATTGATGGAGTCTTGGATCAGATATTTGTCTTTGCGGATCATATGACGTATTCACGGCATAAGAATTTCTTACTCTACAGTGTGATTGGCAATGAGGATGAATGGTGGACAGCTCCGGAAATTCTAGCGATTGATACCTATGATGGACAACTGTGGTTCTTGTATGATTACTTGGAGACAAGAATCGCATGGTTGGATACGGAAATTAATAATTTTGACTAA